The following coding sequences lie in one Rickettsia hoogstraalii genomic window:
- a CDS encoding aminoglycoside phosphotransferase family protein, whose amino-acid sequence MSNLKPIDNLSFNYVLSGYQNNKPIILKLSFTAKDLTNEAEALKVFSGFGAATILAQKDKVLLLERAVPGISKEYSSDNKIAIACSVMSKLHRASIPEIHHFPNIKDQLKALDKEWDLPKTYLQKARKLRDELLQNTEPQILLHGDLHHENILQNGKHWVVIDPKGVIGYPINEVCAFIMDIEKDTEFVANYFVFKLQEVRSWYFVQLMLAICWNLEDRIENELFLKLADKAYSLV is encoded by the coding sequence TTGTCTAACCTTAAGCCTATAGATAATTTATCTTTCAATTATGTTTTATCTGGTTATCAAAATAATAAGCCTATTATACTGAAGCTAAGCTTTACTGCTAAAGACCTAACAAACGAAGCGGAGGCTTTAAAAGTTTTTTCAGGGTTTGGTGCTGCAACTATTCTAGCCCAAAAAGATAAAGTTTTACTGCTTGAGCGAGCCGTTCCTGGTATTTCAAAAGAATATTCATCAGATAACAAAATTGCTATAGCTTGTTCTGTTATGAGCAAGCTGCACAGAGCATCTATACCAGAAATTCATCACTTCCCTAATATCAAGGATCAGCTGAAAGCTTTGGATAAAGAATGGGATTTGCCTAAAACTTACTTACAAAAGGCAAGAAAATTGAGAGATGAGCTTCTTCAAAATACTGAGCCTCAAATTTTACTTCACGGTGATTTACATCATGAGAATATATTACAAAATGGTAAGCATTGGGTAGTAATTGACCCTAAAGGAGTAATTGGATATCCTATAAATGAAGTATGTGCATTTATTATGGATATAGAGAAAGATACCGAATTTGTAGCAAATTATTTTGTCTTTAAATTACAAGAGGTTAGAAGCTGGTATTTTGTCCAGCTTATGTTAGCTATCTGTTGGAATCTTGAGGATAGAATAGAAAATGAGTTATTTTTGAAACTTGCCGATAAAGCATATAGCCTAGTTTAA
- a CDS encoding GNAT family N-acetyltransferase: MFNWLEEPHIKEFWDNSKEHKEDILNFITSRKQHYFYGTTNYWIGFINNEPFCFILSDILQKDQDLSDIQRKYLSKSGHTITLDFGIGNKNFLGKGLASSTLELFVKFYHKSVDSLSRTFFIDPDENNPRAIHVYSKAGFKQVGEYKAQSGAFKDNTSYLMVKNI; encoded by the coding sequence ATTTTTAACTGGTTAGAAGAACCGCATATAAAAGAGTTTTGGGATAATAGTAAAGAGCATAAAGAGGATATACTGAATTTTATTACCAGCAGAAAACAGCATTATTTTTATGGAACAACTAATTACTGGATTGGTTTCATAAATAATGAACCGTTTTGTTTCATTTTGTCGGACATTCTTCAAAAGGATCAAGATTTATCAGATATTCAACGGAAATATTTGTCTAAATCAGGTCATACAATAACTCTTGATTTCGGCATAGGTAATAAAAACTTTTTAGGCAAAGGGCTAGCTAGCTCTACTTTAGAATTGTTTGTAAAATTTTACCATAAATCCGTTGATTCGCTAAGCAGAACTTTTTTTATTGATCCTGATGAAAATAATCCGCGAGCTATACATGTTTATAGTAAAGCCGGTTTTAAACAAGTCGGAGAGTATAAAGCACAAAGCGGAGCATTTAAAGACAATACAAGTTATTTAATGGTAAAAAATATATGA
- a CDS encoding GNAT family N-acetyltransferase, whose protein sequence is MSTNYILIRDANNNDISAMVSLSYAKRRSYEKAQPQFWRYKEGAEESQSKWFKELLLQDDYIILVAEDENKMLGFIIGRLIEAPEVYDPKGLTLMIDDFCVETENDWSFVGGHLIEKIKPKAKSKGASQILVVCGVHDEPKRQFLKALGLNVASEWYNATI, encoded by the coding sequence ATGAGTACAAATTATATTTTAATTCGTGATGCTAATAATAACGATATTTCTGCTATGGTTTCTTTATCTTACGCTAAACGCCGTAGCTATGAGAAAGCACAACCGCAATTTTGGCGATATAAAGAGGGGGCTGAAGAATCGCAAAGTAAATGGTTTAAGGAATTATTATTACAAGATGATTATATAATACTGGTTGCAGAAGATGAAAATAAAATGCTTGGTTTTATTATAGGAAGATTAATAGAAGCCCCGGAAGTTTATGACCCGAAAGGACTAACTCTAATGATTGATGATTTTTGTGTTGAAACCGAAAATGATTGGTCTTTTGTAGGAGGACACTTAATTGAAAAAATTAAGCCCAAAGCTAAGAGCAAAGGGGCTAGTCAAATATTAGTAGTTTGCGGAGTACATGATGAACCTAAACGCCAATTTCTAAAAGCACTTGGACTAAATGTCGCTTCAGAATGGTATAATGCTACTATATGA
- a CDS encoding alanine--tRNA ligase-related protein, producing the protein MTIQLYLNNTYLFESKTSILNYGEDEKGKFIILDQTIFYPQGGGQPSDQGVIQNDYFEASVTLVRQVDTEIRHYIGAASNEILINSIINCLVDKNRRMLNSRYHTAAHLLGNIVEILYPMLKAVKGHFFPGEAYVEFQGDVPVDVTQIQNTVDQTIAKNNKTEIFETDPASFERQFYKLPYIIPENKKFRVIRIGDMAPVPCGGTHLSSITEIGKILIGKVKLKNNIVRISYEVT; encoded by the coding sequence ATGACTATACAATTATATTTAAACAATACATATCTATTTGAGTCTAAGACCTCTATTTTAAATTATGGTGAAGATGAAAAGGGGAAATTTATAATATTGGATCAAACTATATTTTATCCGCAGGGCGGTGGGCAACCTTCAGATCAAGGAGTGATTCAAAATGATTACTTTGAGGCAAGTGTTACTTTAGTACGTCAAGTTGATACAGAGATTCGTCATTATATAGGTGCAGCATCAAACGAAATTCTGATAAATTCTATAATTAATTGTTTGGTGGATAAAAATAGACGAATGTTAAATAGTAGGTATCATACTGCTGCACATTTACTTGGAAATATTGTTGAAATACTTTATCCTATGCTTAAAGCCGTTAAAGGTCATTTTTTTCCGGGAGAGGCTTATGTTGAATTTCAAGGTGATGTGCCGGTGGATGTAACGCAAATTCAAAATACAGTTGATCAAACTATAGCTAAAAATAATAAAACAGAAATTTTTGAAACTGATCCTGCTTCTTTTGAGCGACAATTTTATAAGCTTCCTTATATCATTCCGGAAAATAAAAAGTTCCGGGTTATACGAATAGGTGATATGGCACCGGTGCCTTGCGGTGGTACGCATTTATCTTCTATTACTGAAATTGGTAAGATACTTATTGGTAAAGTTAAACTTAAAAATAATATTGTTCGTATTTCATATGAGGTGACATGA
- a CDS encoding GNAT family N-acetyltransferase, with amino-acid sequence MSVQSPLINLPSKLAAIDFFLGEVEYLNKGIGLLALKNFLENFIDKQYTHILVDPDRKNIAAIKTYEKAGFKIIQNNKNETLMLKELFI; translated from the coding sequence TTGAGCGTTCAAAGCCCCTTAATAAACTTACCTTCAAAACTTGCAGCAATCGATTTCTTTTTAGGCGAAGTTGAATACTTAAACAAAGGAATTGGGCTACTTGCTTTAAAAAATTTTTTAGAAAATTTTATAGATAAGCAATATACTCATATTTTAGTTGATCCCGATAGAAAAAATATCGCTGCTATTAAAACTTATGAGAAAGCAGGATTTAAAATAATTCAAAATAATAAAAATGAAACCTTAATGCTTAAAGAATTATTTATCTAA
- a CDS encoding nuclear transport factor 2 family protein, with translation MTDKNLNTAVSYYTSMRAKKFEEMATCLHPNIHFIGPLSVMDGKESVVGAAKNFAMFFKNLTNQRKIFF, from the coding sequence ATGACTGATAAAAATCTAAACACAGCAGTATCTTACTATACTTCTATGCGTGCTAAGAAGTTTGAAGAGATGGCCACATGCTTGCATCCTAATATTCATTTTATAGGACCATTATCAGTTATGGATGGTAAAGAATCAGTTGTAGGAGCTGCTAAAAATTTTGCTATGTTTTTTAAAAATCTCACAAATCAGCGAAAAATTTTCTTCTAA
- the fni gene encoding type 2 isopentenyl-diphosphate Delta-isomerase, whose translation MSKDQNLDIERKQDHIEINLTKNVESTLTSGFESIQFIHNALPEINYDSIDTTTTFLGKSLQAPILISSMTGGTTRAGDINYRLAQAAQKAGIAMGIGSMRVLLTKPDAIKTFAVRDVAPDIPLLANIGAVQLNYGVTPKECQYLVDAIKADALILHLNVLQELTQPEGNRNWENLLPKIREVVNYLSVPVIVKEVGYGLSEKVAENLIRVEVKVLDIAGSGGTSWSQVEAYRATNSLQNRIASSFINWGIPTLDSLKMVREVSGDIPIIASGGLKSGIDGAKAIRMGASIFGLAGQLLKAADTSENLVSEEIQLIIEQLKITMICTGSRTLKDLAKAEIRL comes from the coding sequence ATGTCAAAAGATCAAAATTTAGATATAGAAAGAAAACAAGATCATATTGAAATTAACCTTACGAAAAACGTTGAATCTACGCTTACAAGCGGTTTTGAATCTATTCAATTTATTCACAACGCATTACCGGAAATTAACTACGATAGCATAGATACTACTACTACTTTCCTTGGAAAATCTTTGCAAGCACCTATTCTCATTTCTAGTATGACCGGAGGCACGACTAGAGCCGGAGATATTAACTATCGACTTGCACAGGCCGCTCAAAAAGCCGGAATTGCTATGGGAATTGGCTCTATGCGGGTTTTGTTAACGAAGCCGGATGCGATCAAGACATTTGCGGTAAGGGATGTTGCTCCCGATATCCCATTACTCGCCAATATCGGTGCAGTGCAGCTTAATTACGGAGTGACACCAAAAGAATGTCAGTATTTAGTTGATGCTATTAAAGCCGATGCTTTAATTTTACATTTGAATGTATTGCAGGAGCTGACTCAGCCGGAAGGTAATAGAAACTGGGAAAATCTGCTACCTAAGATAAGAGAAGTGGTTAATTACCTCTCTGTCCCTGTAATTGTTAAAGAAGTAGGATACGGTTTGTCTGAAAAAGTTGCTGAAAACCTCATAAGGGTAGAGGTTAAGGTTCTTGATATTGCAGGGAGCGGTGGAACATCTTGGAGTCAAGTAGAGGCTTATCGTGCTACAAATTCGTTGCAAAATCGTATAGCTAGTAGCTTTATTAACTGGGGAATCCCGACTTTAGATTCTCTAAAAATGGTGAGAGAAGTTTCGGGGGACATTCCGATTATTGCTAGCGGTGGGTTAAAGTCCGGTATTGACGGAGCAAAAGCAATCCGTATGGGAGCTAGTATTTTTGGACTTGCCGGTCAATTATTAAAAGCGGCAGATACTTCAGAAAACTTAGTTTCCGAAGAGATACAATTGATAATCGAGCAGCTTAAAATTACCATGATATGTACTGGATCACGTACTTTAAAAGATTTAGCAAAAGCAGAGATTAGGTTGTAG
- a CDS encoding DUF5710 domain-containing protein — protein sequence MMTIVELLAKFCFLLIKFLTFLGKIFIKCCERLFKKSKILTSNQKTYLNVPYHEKDQAKRLGAKWDSAKKSWFVPNGVNIDFFARWLPLTSLFNLKAPYFYLAQTQRQCFKCGKNTKINAIVLPEDFEVLNMKKVK from the coding sequence ATGATGACTATAGTAGAACTCTTGGCTAAGTTCTGCTTTTTGCTTATAAAGTTTTTAACTTTTTTAGGTAAAATATTTATAAAATGTTGTGAAAGATTATTTAAAAAAAGTAAAATTCTAACTTCTAATCAAAAAACATATTTAAATGTTCCTTATCATGAAAAAGACCAAGCAAAACGCTTGGGAGCTAAATGGGATTCGGCAAAGAAGAGCTGGTTTGTACCTAACGGTGTAAATATAGATTTTTTTGCAAGATGGTTACCTCTCACATCATTATTTAACTTAAAAGCTCCATATTTTTACTTAGCACAAACACAACGTCAATGTTTTAAGTGCGGTAAAAATACTAAAATTAATGCTATTGTATTGCCTGAAGATTTTGAAGTATTAAATATGAAGAAAGTGAAATAG
- a CDS encoding GNAT family N-acetyltransferase, translating into MNNINIHKATLDNITNILPLMAQLGYSSSSEELTARFKNFINSDGYGIAIASLDNKIVGLIAWSKSLLFVLDKTRIHIEALIVDENYRGKQIGKKLMEYLEEIAKKYSPVIVDLTSGYRRAKDGTHIFYEVLGYHNSGEMAKLYLRKEL; encoded by the coding sequence ATGAACAATATAAATATTCATAAGGCAACTCTTGATAATATTACAAATATTTTACCTTTGATGGCTCAGCTTGGCTATTCTTCTAGTTCAGAAGAATTAACAGCACGTTTTAAGAATTTTATAAATAGTGATGGGTATGGTATTGCCATAGCTAGTTTAGATAATAAAATAGTTGGGCTTATTGCTTGGTCTAAATCACTGCTTTTTGTTTTAGACAAAACTAGAATTCATATTGAAGCATTAATTGTTGATGAAAATTATCGTGGGAAGCAAATAGGTAAAAAGCTTATGGAATATTTAGAAGAAATAGCAAAAAAATATAGCCCCGTAATCGTTGATCTTACTTCTGGTTATCGGCGTGCTAAGGATGGAACACATATATTTTATGAAGTGCTAGGTTATCATAATTCCGGAGAAATGGCTAAATTATATTTAAGAAAAGAGTTATGA
- a CDS encoding type II toxin-antitoxin system RelE/ParE family toxin, with translation MVKCDFTDSAKRDIEDIADYSLKNWGRQQTLKYLDEIYRKTLDLSINPNIGVLRSDIYPNLLSFPIRKHIIYYIKQEKGIMVIRALHTHMHPRIRNFPVPKLK, from the coding sequence ATGGTTAAATGTGATTTTACCGATAGTGCCAAACGTGACATCGAAGACATTGCGGATTATAGTTTAAAGAATTGGGGAAGACAACAAACTCTAAAATATTTAGATGAAATATATAGAAAAACGCTTGATCTAAGTATTAATCCTAATATAGGCGTGTTACGTTCTGATATATACCCAAATTTACTTAGCTTTCCTATAAGAAAACATATTATTTATTATATAAAACAAGAAAAAGGTATAATGGTTATAAGAGCACTACATACTCACATGCATCCTAGAATACGCAATTTTCCAGTGCCAAAATTGAAATAA
- a CDS encoding type II toxin-antitoxin system Phd/YefM family antitoxin, giving the protein MEQLNATEAKREFGELLIKAQSEPISIIKNGKPIAVIISNKEFSELEAFKDQILKMAIAEGVDDLRKGKTHSYKSVFDSINRKING; this is encoded by the coding sequence ATGGAACAATTAAACGCAACTGAAGCAAAACGTGAATTTGGTGAACTACTTATTAAAGCTCAGTCAGAGCCGATAAGTATTATTAAAAACGGTAAGCCTATAGCAGTAATTATTTCTAATAAAGAATTTAGTGAACTTGAAGCCTTTAAAGATCAAATATTAAAAATGGCTATTGCAGAAGGAGTGGACGATTTAAGAAAGGGGAAAACTCATTCATATAAAAGTGTTTTTGATAGTATAAATAGAAAGATTAATGGTTAA
- a CDS encoding tetratricopeptide repeat protein produces MKKYYLFFSLLLIICQASTVSALNNKADNYYNEGVRLYKIGKYEQALEAYNKAIELNPNDSETYVNKGGVL; encoded by the coding sequence ATGAAAAAATATTATTTATTTTTTAGCCTATTATTAATTATTTGCCAAGCTAGTACAGTTTCGGCATTAAATAACAAAGCTGACAATTATTATAATGAAGGGGTACGTCTTTATAAGATAGGTAAATATGAGCAAGCTCTTGAGGCATACAATAAAGCTATTGAATTAAATCCCAATGATTCAGAAACGTATGTTAATAAAGGAGGTGTATTATAA
- a CDS encoding tetratricopeptide repeat protein has protein sequence MKLGEYKQAPEASNKAIELNPNSIGAYYNKGIALKELGKYEQALEAVDKTLELKPDIPNMFYLKGVILERLGKNELALKAFNKVIELNPNYSIVYNDKGLLLERLGENELALEAYNKATALDHNNSEIYNNKGVVLQKLGKSVLALESFNKAIDSDSQNSKVYYNKGLLLANTGLYKLALEAYNKAIELKPDDPVFQHNKQSLLDRMN, from the coding sequence ATAAAGCTAGGTGAATATAAACAAGCTCCTGAAGCTTCTAACAAAGCAATTGAATTAAATCCTAATAGTATAGGTGCATATTACAACAAAGGAATTGCATTAAAGGAATTAGGTAAATATGAGCAGGCACTTGAAGCTGTTGATAAAACTCTTGAACTGAAACCTGATATTCCAAATATGTTTTATCTTAAAGGAGTTATATTAGAAAGATTGGGTAAAAACGAATTAGCTCTTAAAGCTTTTAATAAAGTAATTGAACTAAACCCTAATTATTCAATTGTATATAATGACAAGGGACTTTTATTGGAAAGATTAGGTGAAAATGAATTAGCCCTAGAAGCATATAATAAAGCTACCGCATTAGACCATAATAATTCAGAAATATATAATAATAAAGGAGTTGTGTTGCAAAAATTAGGTAAAAGTGTATTAGCTTTGGAATCTTTTAATAAAGCGATTGACTCAGATTCTCAAAACTCAAAAGTATATTACAATAAAGGACTTTTATTAGCTAATACAGGTCTGTATAAACTAGCTCTTGAAGCATATAATAAAGCTATTGAATTAAAACCTGATGATCCTGTTTTTCAACATAATAAACAATCTTTATTAGATCGTATGAATTAA
- a CDS encoding CatB-related O-acetyltransferase — protein sequence MKIFNSYRDSIFIKDHVKSKHIIAGDYSYYSGYYHGTTFDDCVMYLDAEDNRYKLDEIDKLIIGKFCSIATGVKFMMGGTQGHNYNWIASYPLDSFDEDFDNYETIPPKAYRLKGDTVLGNDVWIGAESMIMPGVKIADGAIVGARSLVIKNIGAYEIWGGNPAKLIKKRFSDNDIAKLLQIKWWDWNDDKIKQNLSLLRDSNVEALWKKFKTDL from the coding sequence ATGAAAATATTTAATAGTTATCGTGATTCAATTTTTATCAAAGATCATGTTAAATCAAAGCATATTATAGCAGGCGATTATTCTTATTATTCAGGTTATTATCACGGCACTACATTTGATGATTGCGTTATGTACTTAGATGCAGAGGATAATCGTTATAAGCTCGATGAAATTGATAAGCTTATTATCGGTAAATTTTGCTCAATTGCTACCGGCGTTAAATTTATGATGGGTGGAACGCAAGGACATAATTATAATTGGATAGCATCTTACCCCCTTGATTCTTTTGACGAAGATTTTGACAATTATGAAACTATCCCGCCTAAAGCTTATAGACTTAAAGGTGATACTGTTCTTGGTAATGATGTTTGGATAGGTGCTGAAAGTATGATTATGCCGGGGGTTAAAATTGCCGATGGTGCGATAGTAGGAGCAAGAAGTTTAGTAATAAAAAATATCGGAGCTTATGAAATTTGGGGCGGTAATCCTGCCAAATTAATTAAAAAACGTTTTTCCGATAATGATATAGCAAAATTATTACAGATTAAATGGTGGGATTGGAACGACGATAAGATAAAGCAAAATTTATCATTGTTACGTGACTCAAATGTAGAGGCTTTATGGAAGAAATTTAAGACGGATTTATAA
- a CDS encoding GNAT family N-acetyltransferase — protein sequence MHCTHYNEWEEYHRIRTEQIFDTINVKYDSNHPTITAKNHYHFVLYKGVKIVATAHIEFLNENESALRSLAVDKPYQNQGFGKYTMKLLEKWLKQRNIKILKMHARLNAESFYRKLGYIDMKFSDVSVQKNYIDLGKIL from the coding sequence ATGCATTGCACGCATTATAACGAGTGGGAAGAATATCATCGTATACGAACTGAGCAAATCTTTGATACAATAAACGTAAAATATGATTCTAACCATCCAACTATAACGGCAAAAAATCATTATCATTTTGTGCTATATAAAGGAGTTAAAATCGTTGCAACTGCTCATATAGAATTTTTAAATGAAAATGAATCGGCACTAAGGTCACTTGCAGTAGATAAGCCTTATCAAAACCAAGGATTCGGTAAATATACAATGAAACTTCTAGAGAAATGGTTAAAACAAAGAAATATCAAAATACTAAAAATGCATGCAAGATTAAATGCTGAATCTTTTTATCGTAAATTAGGATATATTGATATGAAATTTAGCGATGTTTCGGTACAGAAAAATTATATAGATTTAGGGAAAATATTGTAG
- a CDS encoding MazG nucleotide pyrophosphohydrolase domain-containing protein, with the protein MILEQAIDECREIKEAIDDDEPPERVQEEIGDLLHTAISLCIFSGFDVEETLSKTNEKFEKRMKAIKMLTEKHNLPNLQGQSVEFMLKLWKEAKEITKKR; encoded by the coding sequence ATGATTTTAGAGCAGGCTATAGATGAATGTAGAGAGATAAAAGAAGCTATTGATGATGACGAACCACCGGAAAGAGTGCAGGAAGAAATAGGGGATTTGCTCCATACGGCAATTTCGTTGTGTATTTTTTCAGGGTTTGATGTTGAGGAAACACTTAGCAAAACAAATGAGAAATTTGAGAAACGTATGAAAGCAATAAAAATGCTTACTGAAAAGCATAATTTGCCGAATCTGCAAGGACAATCCGTAGAATTTATGCTGAAACTTTGGAAAGAAGCAAAAGAGATAACTAAAAAAAGATAA
- a CDS encoding tRNA-binding protein, translating into MELRSGTITKVEEFPRAKKPAFKVWADFGKEIGILQTSAQITKHYTPEILIGKSIVG; encoded by the coding sequence GTGGAGTTACGTTCCGGTACAATCACCAAAGTAGAAGAGTTTCCAAGAGCTAAAAAACCGGCTTTTAAAGTTTGGGCTGATTTTGGGAAAGAAATCGGAATACTACAAACTTCAGCACAAATAACAAAACATTACACACCTGAAATCTTAATAGGTAAGTCCATTGTCGGCTAA
- a CDS encoding IS110 family transposase yields the protein MEVTTIGIDIAKRIFQIHGVDKNGKTILKKKLMREQVITFMANLPRRCLVGMEACGGSSYWARELTKLGHNVKLMAPQFVKPYVKTNKNDQADAEAICEAVARPNMRFVPIKTVEQQDILFIHRVRQRLVKNRTALVNEIRGLLHEFGFVIPQGINKIMTKLTEILDEGDLSQLSYRTFSELKEEFLENDKKIKELKQRLKIIASQYSNHQRLMTIPGIGLITATALIASIGNASCFKNGRQLSAWLGLVPRQHSSGGKDKLLGISKRGDIYLRTLLIQGARAVLNSKIRFTTEEQKSKKDYSKFTKWMFNLSERNGHNKTTVAVANKLARVVFAVHSSGNDYTESKVCS from the coding sequence ATGGAAGTTACCACAATTGGTATAGATATTGCAAAAAGAATTTTTCAAATTCACGGTGTAGATAAAAATGGTAAGACAATATTAAAAAAAAAATTAATGAGAGAGCAGGTTATAACTTTTATGGCTAATTTACCAAGAAGATGTCTAGTAGGCATGGAAGCTTGCGGTGGTTCTAGCTATTGGGCAAGAGAATTAACAAAATTAGGTCATAATGTAAAACTAATGGCTCCACAATTTGTTAAGCCTTATGTTAAAACTAATAAAAATGATCAAGCTGATGCAGAAGCAATATGTGAGGCAGTAGCAAGACCTAATATGAGGTTTGTGCCTATCAAAACTGTAGAGCAACAAGATATTTTATTTATTCATAGGGTAAGACAGAGATTGGTAAAAAATCGTACAGCTCTTGTTAATGAGATCAGGGGATTATTACATGAATTTGGTTTTGTTATTCCGCAAGGAATCAATAAGATTATGACAAAATTAACCGAAATTTTAGATGAAGGGGATTTAAGTCAGCTAAGCTATCGAACGTTTAGTGAGTTAAAAGAAGAATTTCTAGAGAATGATAAAAAAATAAAAGAATTAAAACAAAGATTAAAAATTATAGCTAGCCAGTATAGTAATCACCAACGACTAATGACGATACCAGGTATAGGTTTAATAACTGCTACAGCCTTAATAGCGTCAATAGGTAATGCTAGTTGTTTTAAAAATGGCAGGCAATTATCAGCATGGCTAGGATTAGTGCCAAGGCAACATTCTAGTGGTGGCAAAGATAAGTTGCTTGGTATTAGTAAAAGAGGTGATATCTATTTACGCACTTTGTTGATTCAAGGAGCAAGAGCAGTACTGAATAGTAAGATAAGATTTACCACGGAAGAGCAAAAATCTAAAAAAGATTATAGCAAGTTTACCAAGTGGATGTTTAATTTATCTGAACGAAATGGGCATAATAAAACAACTGTTGCAGTAGCTAATAAACTAGCAAGAGTGGTGTTTGCAGTACACAGTTCAGGTAATGATTATACTGAGAGTAAAGTTTGTAGCTAA
- a CDS encoding TrmH family RNA methyltransferase, whose translation MDHLDKESFVSVITSPHMKGYKNVVLHEHDYTKYKKLAVWFGNKRVGISKTAVERSSFCINIPMYGIIESLNLGTSSGIVLYEIAKQRREFQFNLKKKVATNKVSKEVS comes from the coding sequence ATGGATCATTTGGATAAGGAAAGTTTTGTTTCGGTCATTACTTCTCCCCATATGAAAGGATACAAAAATGTAGTGCTTCATGAACACGATTACACTAAATACAAAAAGCTTGCAGTTTGGTTTGGAAACAAAAGAGTAGGAATTAGCAAAACTGCTGTCGAAAGAAGTAGCTTTTGTATTAACATTCCAATGTACGGAATTATTGAAAGTCTTAATTTGGGTACATCATCTGGCATTGTGCTATATGAGATCGCAAAACAACGACGCGAATTTCAGTTTAATCTAAAAAAGAAGGTCGCTACAAATAAGGTTAGCAAAGAAGTTTCCTAA
- a CDS encoding sugar phosphate nucleotidyltransferase — translation MTYNNANYQIIILAAGKGIRMESDLLKVMHKVGGVPMLETVLKNSLNVTNDVIIVYSEELKKHLTPYENMCRFVLQEEPKGTAHATYAAIDLIDKNKTILVLYGDHPLITPKLMHELIDYLSLTNSALVTLSFERVNPAQYGRIATDKNGEFLEIIEHKNASEEEKNIKLCNSGIMAFSSGILNKYLPLFATNTNSNKEVYLTEIVKICKNHGEKVSYLLSTDHDLIVGVNTKNELEEANNIFSKNKS, via the coding sequence ATGACTTATAACAATGCAAATTATCAAATAATTATTTTAGCAGCCGGTAAAGGTATTAGAATGGAGTCCGATTTACTGAAAGTAATGCATAAAGTCGGTGGAGTTCCAATGCTTGAAACGGTATTAAAGAATTCGCTTAACGTCACAAATGATGTAATTATAGTTTATTCAGAAGAACTTAAAAAACATTTAACGCCCTATGAAAATATGTGTCGCTTTGTACTGCAAGAAGAACCTAAAGGCACAGCTCATGCTACTTATGCAGCAATAGATTTAATTGATAAAAATAAAACAATATTAGTTTTATACGGTGATCATCCTCTTATTACTCCAAAACTTATGCATGAATTAATAGATTACTTAAGCCTTACTAATTCTGCATTAGTTACTTTAAGCTTTGAGAGAGTAAATCCGGCTCAATATGGAAGAATAGCTACTGATAAAAATGGCGAATTCTTAGAGATAATCGAACATAAAAACGCAAGTGAAGAAGAGAAAAATATAAAACTTTGTAATTCAGGTATTATGGCTTTTAGTAGCGGAATTTTAAATAAATACTTACCTTTATTTGCTACTAATACTAACAGTAATAAGGAAGTTTATTTAACTGAAATAGTAAAAATATGTAAAAATCACGGTGAAAAAGTTTCATATTTATTATCTACTGATCATGATTTAATTGTTGGTGTTAATACTAAAAATGAGCTAGAAGAAGCTAATAATATTTTTTCTAAGAATAAGTCTTAG